The following proteins are co-located in the Diaphorobacter sp. HDW4B genome:
- a CDS encoding branched-chain amino acid ABC transporter permease, with product MDLQIALLLGQDGIVNGAIYGLMAVALVLVFSVTRIIFIPQGEFVAFGALTMAMMQGGKVPSTLWLLIALALMSLAMDLWRMWRGDLVNWGASFLWSVAIPVVAAALALLIKPSSLLLQAFTTLCIVTPMGPLMYRLVYRPIADATVLLLLIVSVAMHGVMVGLGLLFFGAEGSRTPAFSEAQFQLGDMTISGQSLVVIGVALALVGGLYAFFDGSMVGKALRATAINRVGARLMGVPTALAGDASFALAALIGAVSGLLIAPITTVYYDTGFLIGLKGFVAAIIAGLASYPIALAGALLVGLLEAFSSFWASAYKEVLVFTLIIPVLWWRSRSSHHVEEDEE from the coding sequence ATGGATCTACAGATTGCCTTGCTGCTGGGGCAGGACGGCATAGTCAATGGTGCGATTTACGGGTTGATGGCGGTGGCGCTGGTGCTGGTGTTTTCCGTCACGCGCATCATCTTCATTCCGCAGGGCGAGTTTGTGGCGTTCGGGGCGTTGACCATGGCGATGATGCAGGGCGGCAAGGTGCCGAGCACGCTGTGGTTGCTGATTGCGCTGGCGTTGATGTCGCTGGCGATGGATCTGTGGCGCATGTGGCGTGGCGATCTGGTGAACTGGGGCGCTTCGTTTCTGTGGAGCGTGGCGATTCCCGTGGTGGCTGCGGCGCTGGCGTTGCTGATCAAGCCGTCATCGCTTTTGCTGCAGGCCTTCACCACGCTGTGCATCGTCACGCCCATGGGGCCGCTGATGTACCGCCTCGTGTATCGGCCGATTGCCGATGCGACCGTGCTGCTGCTGCTCATCGTCTCGGTTGCCATGCATGGCGTGATGGTGGGGCTGGGGCTGCTCTTCTTTGGCGCGGAAGGCTCGCGCACACCGGCGTTTTCCGAGGCGCAATTTCAGTTGGGCGACATGACGATCTCCGGCCAGTCGCTGGTGGTGATCGGCGTGGCGCTGGCGCTGGTCGGTGGGCTCTACGCGTTCTTTGATGGCTCGATGGTAGGCAAAGCGCTGCGTGCCACGGCCATCAACCGTGTGGGTGCGCGGCTCATGGGCGTGCCCACGGCGCTGGCGGGCGATGCGAGCTTTGCACTCGCGGCGCTGATCGGTGCGGTGTCGGGCCTGCTGATCGCGCCCATCACCACCGTGTATTACGACACCGGTTTTCTCATCGGCCTCAAGGGTTTTGTGGCCGCGATCATCGCGGGGCTGGCGAGCTATCCGATTGCGCTGGCGGGCGCGTTGCTCGTCGGCCTGCTCGAAGCGTTCTCGTCCTTCTGGGCCAGCGCCTACAAGGAGGTGCTGGTGTTCACGCTGATCATCCCCGTGCTGTGGTGGCGCTCGCGCAGCAGCCATCATGTCGAGGAGGACGAGGAATGA
- a CDS encoding cytochrome-c peroxidase — protein sequence MLLVGGVALAAKPINEPLQPIPAAKVTHPAKVELGKKLFFDPRLSRSGFISCNSCHNLGMGGSDNLKTSIGDKWQKGPINSPTVLNSSLNLAQFWDGRAKDLREQAGGPIANPKEMAFSHDLTVDLLRSIPQYVAEFKQVFGNDQLTINEVTSAIAAFEETLVTPNAPFDKWLKGDKKAINAQELRGYQLFKNSGCVACHNGVNVGGTSFQKMGLVEPYKTDNPAEGRAAVTGNDAERFNFKVPTLRNVALTYPYFHDGAADTLSQAVDTMGRIQLGKTFTPAENEDIVAFLKTLTGDQPRLVMPVLPPSSDKTKRPHPFE from the coding sequence ATGCTGCTCGTCGGCGGCGTTGCGTTGGCCGCCAAGCCCATCAACGAGCCGCTGCAGCCCATTCCGGCCGCCAAGGTCACCCACCCGGCCAAGGTCGAACTGGGCAAGAAGCTGTTCTTCGATCCGCGCCTTTCGCGCTCGGGCTTCATCTCTTGCAACTCGTGCCACAACCTGGGCATGGGTGGCTCGGACAACCTCAAGACCTCGATTGGCGACAAGTGGCAGAAGGGGCCGATCAACTCGCCCACGGTGCTGAACTCGAGCCTCAACCTCGCCCAGTTCTGGGACGGCCGCGCCAAGGATCTGCGCGAGCAGGCTGGTGGGCCGATCGCCAATCCCAAGGAAATGGCCTTCTCGCATGATCTGACCGTGGACCTGCTGCGTTCGATTCCGCAATATGTGGCTGAATTCAAACAGGTTTTCGGCAACGACCAACTGACCATCAACGAGGTGACGTCGGCCATTGCAGCCTTCGAGGAAACGCTGGTCACACCGAACGCGCCGTTCGACAAATGGCTCAAGGGTGACAAGAAGGCGATCAATGCGCAGGAGCTGCGCGGCTACCAGCTGTTCAAGAATTCGGGCTGCGTGGCCTGCCACAACGGTGTGAACGTGGGCGGCACTTCGTTCCAGAAGATGGGTCTGGTCGAGCCCTACAAGACCGACAACCCGGCAGAGGGCCGTGCGGCGGTGACGGGCAACGACGCCGAGCGCTTCAACTTCAAGGTGCCGACGCTGCGCAACGTGGCGCTGACCTATCCCTATTTCCACGATGGTGCGGCGGACACGCTGTCGCAAGCCGTGGACACCATGGGTCGCATTCAGCTTGGCAAGACCTTTACCCCAGCAGAAAATGAGGACATTGTGGCCTTTTTGAAGACGCTGACAGGGGACCAACCACGGCTCGTGATGCCTGTTTTGCCGCCATCAAGCGATAAAACCAAGCGCCCACACCCATTTGAGTGA
- a CDS encoding glutathione S-transferase family protein yields MTQETLTLYYTPGTCAQAVRIALEEAGASYDLKRVDFASQQQRSPEYLAVNPKGRVPALVTAEGTLTEAPALLAYIAQRFADAKLAPTDLFGFARMQEFNSFLASTVHINHAHRPRASRWADEPEAQAAMQRKVPANMTDNFNYIEANYLKGPWVLGEQYSVCDAYLFTVAGWLKGDAVDIAQFNKVNDHFQRMSARAAVQRALA; encoded by the coding sequence ATGACTCAAGAAACCCTCACCCTCTACTACACCCCCGGCACCTGCGCGCAGGCCGTGCGCATCGCCCTCGAAGAAGCCGGTGCCAGCTATGACTTGAAGCGCGTGGACTTCGCCAGCCAGCAGCAGCGCTCGCCCGAGTACCTGGCCGTCAACCCCAAGGGCCGCGTGCCCGCGCTGGTGACTGCCGAGGGCACGCTCACCGAAGCCCCGGCCCTGCTCGCCTACATCGCCCAGCGTTTTGCCGACGCCAAGCTCGCGCCCACCGATCTGTTCGGCTTTGCGCGCATGCAGGAGTTCAACAGCTTTCTGGCGTCGACGGTGCACATCAACCATGCCCACCGCCCGCGCGCCAGCCGCTGGGCCGACGAGCCCGAAGCCCAGGCCGCGATGCAGCGCAAGGTTCCGGCCAACATGACCGACAACTTCAACTACATCGAAGCGAACTATTTGAAGGGTCCGTGGGTACTAGGCGAGCAATACAGCGTCTGCGATGCCTACCTGTTCACCGTGGCAGGCTGGCTCAAGGGCGATGCGGTGGACATCGCCCAATTCAACAAAGTGAATGATCACTTCCAGCGCATGAGCGCACGCGCGGCAGTGCAGCGCGCGCTGGCCTGA
- the lplT gene encoding lysophospholipid transporter LplT: MKRGFYTIMSAQFFSSLADNALFVAAVELLRTSGAPEWQRAALVPMFALFYVVLAPFVGAFADSMPKGKVMFISNAIKVVGCLMMLFGHHPLLAYAVVGLGAAAYSPAKYGILTELLPASQLVRANGWIEGLTIGSIILGVLLGGQLVGPHLSGVLLDFDMPGVDLGIDLPAEAAILSLVPVYALAAWFNLRIPVTGVELRPMPRNPLELLPDFWSCNNRLWKDKLGQISLATTTLFWGVSGNLRYIVLAWSAAALGYSTTQASALVGVVAIGTAAGAVLASVQMKLEGATKVIPMGIAMGLLVILMNVIDTLWLAIPFLIILGGLGGFLVVPMNALLQHRGAKLMGSGRSIAVQNFNEQACILALGAFYALSTKFGLSAFGAITVFGIVVAGTMWLIGRWHKRNCQNYPEEIDRLLEIAKRDCH, from the coding sequence ATGAAGCGCGGTTTCTACACCATCATGTCGGCGCAGTTTTTCAGCTCGCTGGCCGACAATGCCCTGTTCGTGGCCGCCGTGGAGCTGCTGCGCACCAGCGGCGCACCCGAATGGCAGCGTGCGGCCCTTGTGCCGATGTTCGCGCTGTTCTATGTGGTGCTCGCGCCGTTCGTGGGCGCGTTCGCGGACTCCATGCCCAAGGGCAAAGTCATGTTCATCAGCAACGCCATCAAGGTGGTCGGCTGTCTGATGATGCTGTTCGGCCACCATCCGCTGCTGGCCTACGCGGTCGTCGGTCTGGGCGCGGCGGCCTATTCGCCCGCCAAGTACGGCATCCTCACCGAGCTGTTGCCCGCATCCCAACTGGTGCGCGCCAACGGCTGGATCGAAGGCCTGACCATCGGCTCCATCATTCTTGGCGTGCTGCTGGGCGGCCAACTGGTCGGCCCGCATCTCTCGGGCGTGCTGCTCGACTTCGACATGCCGGGCGTCGATCTCGGCATCGACCTGCCCGCCGAAGCCGCGATTCTGTCGCTGGTGCCGGTCTACGCACTCGCGGCCTGGTTCAATCTGCGCATTCCCGTGACCGGCGTCGAACTGCGCCCCATGCCGCGCAATCCGCTGGAGCTGCTGCCCGACTTCTGGAGCTGCAACAACCGCCTGTGGAAAGACAAACTCGGCCAGATCTCGCTGGCCACCACCACGCTGTTCTGGGGCGTGTCGGGCAATCTGCGCTACATCGTTCTGGCCTGGAGCGCCGCAGCGCTCGGCTACAGCACCACGCAGGCCTCGGCGCTCGTCGGCGTGGTCGCCATCGGCACCGCCGCCGGTGCGGTGCTCGCCTCGGTGCAGATGAAACTCGAAGGCGCGACCAAGGTGATTCCCATGGGCATCGCCATGGGCCTGCTGGTCATCCTCATGAACGTCATCGACACGCTGTGGCTGGCGATTCCGTTCCTCATCATTCTGGGCGGCCTCGGCGGCTTCCTCGTCGTGCCGATGAACGCACTTTTGCAGCATCGCGGTGCCAAGCTCATGGGTTCGGGCCGTTCGATCGCCGTGCAGAACTTCAACGAGCAGGCCTGCATTCTGGCGCTCGGTGCGTTCTATGCCCTGTCCACCAAGTTCGGCCTGTCTGCCTTCGGTGCGATCACCGTGTTCGGCATCGTCGTCGCAGGCACCATGTGGCTGATCGGCCGCTGGCACAAACGCAACTGCCAGAATTACCCCGAAGAAATCGACCGACTGCTGGAAATCGCCAAGCGCGATTGTCACTGA
- a CDS encoding glutathione peroxidase, which translates to MTSLYDFQAARIDGQPVRLSDYRGQVLLIVNTASACGFTPQFAGLEELHKKYAARGLVLLGFPCNQFGKQDPGNNLDIGAFCEKNYGVDFTMMSKIDVNGPNAIPLYDWLKKEAPGVLGTKSIKWNFTKFLSGRDGKVIKRYAPKTKPRELDEDIESALAVTYSTPQR; encoded by the coding sequence ATGACCAGCCTCTACGACTTCCAGGCCGCCCGCATCGACGGCCAGCCCGTGCGCCTGTCGGACTACCGCGGGCAGGTGCTGCTGATCGTGAACACCGCCAGCGCCTGCGGCTTCACGCCGCAATTCGCAGGGCTGGAAGAACTGCACAAAAAATACGCAGCGCGCGGTCTGGTGCTGCTGGGCTTTCCGTGCAACCAATTCGGCAAGCAGGACCCTGGAAACAACCTCGACATCGGCGCGTTCTGCGAGAAGAACTACGGCGTCGATTTCACGATGATGAGCAAGATCGACGTGAACGGTCCGAACGCCATTCCGCTCTACGACTGGCTCAAAAAGGAAGCGCCGGGCGTGCTTGGCACGAAGAGCATCAAGTGGAACTTCACCAAGTTCCTCAGCGGGCGTGATGGCAAGGTGATCAAGCGCTATGCGCCGAAAACCAAGCCGAGGGAGCTGGATGAGGATATCGAGTCGGCGTTGGCCGTCACGTACTCAACACCTCAGAGATGA
- a CDS encoding ABC transporter substrate-binding protein, protein MKRLARLGFVTAVVAAACSSVWADINVGVVVSTTGPAASLGIPEKNTIALLPTTMGGQKINYIILDDASDTTAAVANTRKLISESKADVIIGSSTTPNSLAMIDVVAESKTPMMTLGASARIISPMDAKKAWVFKTPQNDAMMAGAIVDHMVKAGIKTAAYIGFNDAYGEGWLQEFKKSTEAKGIKLVATEAFSRSDTSVTGQALKIMAAKPDAVLVGGSGTPAALPEKTLKERGFKGKYYQTHGVANADFLRVGGKDVEGTMLPAGPVLVAHQLPDSHPVKKSAVAYVDSYEAKYGKGTAATFGGHVWDAGQVLAAAVPEALKKAQPGTEAFRVALRDALENVRDIAGSHGVFTMTPTDHLGIQHGVVMVKIENGGWKFTP, encoded by the coding sequence ATGAAGCGCTTGGCAAGACTGGGATTCGTCACTGCGGTGGTGGCTGCGGCCTGCAGTTCGGTGTGGGCCGACATCAACGTCGGAGTCGTCGTCTCCACCACGGGGCCTGCGGCCTCGCTCGGCATCCCCGAGAAGAACACCATTGCCCTGCTGCCCACGACCATGGGCGGGCAGAAGATCAACTACATCATCCTGGATGACGCATCCGACACCACGGCGGCGGTGGCCAACACCCGCAAGCTGATCAGCGAAAGCAAGGCTGATGTGATCATCGGCTCGAGCACCACGCCCAACTCGCTCGCGATGATCGACGTGGTCGCCGAGAGCAAGACGCCGATGATGACGCTGGGCGCATCGGCACGCATCATCTCGCCGATGGACGCCAAGAAAGCCTGGGTGTTCAAGACGCCGCAGAACGACGCGATGATGGCCGGCGCGATCGTCGATCACATGGTCAAGGCGGGCATCAAGACGGCAGCCTACATCGGCTTCAACGATGCGTACGGCGAAGGCTGGCTGCAGGAATTCAAGAAATCCACCGAAGCCAAGGGCATCAAGCTCGTGGCGACCGAGGCGTTCTCGCGCAGCGACACGTCGGTGACCGGACAGGCGCTCAAGATCATGGCGGCCAAGCCCGATGCGGTGCTGGTCGGCGGCTCCGGCACGCCTGCTGCGCTGCCCGAGAAGACGCTCAAGGAGCGTGGCTTCAAGGGCAAGTATTACCAGACCCATGGCGTCGCGAATGCCGACTTCCTGCGCGTGGGCGGCAAGGATGTGGAAGGCACGATGCTGCCCGCAGGCCCGGTGCTGGTGGCGCATCAACTGCCCGACAGCCATCCGGTGAAGAAGTCTGCGGTGGCCTATGTCGATTCCTACGAAGCCAAGTACGGCAAGGGCACGGCAGCGACCTTCGGCGGCCATGTCTGGGACGCAGGACAGGTGCTGGCCGCAGCAGTGCCCGAGGCGCTGAAGAAGGCCCAGCCCGGCACGGAAGCCTTCCGCGTCGCGCTGCGTGATGCGCTGGAAAACGTCAGGGACATTGCCGGATCGCATGGCGTGTTCACGATGACACCCACTGACCACCTGGGCATCCAGCACGGCGTGGTGATGGTCAAGATCGAAAACGGGGGATGGAAGTTCACCCCCTGA
- the alr gene encoding alanine racemase: MPRPIQATIHSAAVQHNLARARQAAVDANVWAVVKANAYGHGIERVFDALRAADGFALLDLSEAERIRQLGWRGPILLLEGVFEARDLELCSRLGIWHAVHCDEQIDWLAAHKTQTPHHVFLKMNSGMNRLGFTPERYRAAWARLNALPQVDEIGFITHFSDADGPRGINHQLKVFQETTRDLPGERTISNSAATLLRGSESDVRGDWVRAGIVLYGSAPDFPQRTIADWDLQPTMTLSGKLIGVQHLQKGDTVGYGSTYTAEGPMTIGVATCGYADGYPRHCSTGTPVLVNGVRTQLVGRVSMDMLTVDITHVPGARIGSEVTFWGKAANGTVLPIDEVAQAAGTVGYELMCAVAPRVPVVVD; encoded by the coding sequence ATGCCCCGTCCGATACAAGCGACCATTCACTCTGCTGCAGTGCAACACAATCTGGCGCGAGCGCGTCAGGCGGCGGTGGACGCGAATGTCTGGGCAGTGGTCAAAGCCAATGCGTATGGCCACGGCATCGAGCGGGTTTTCGACGCCTTGCGCGCCGCCGATGGTTTTGCCTTGCTTGACCTGTCCGAGGCCGAGCGCATTCGCCAACTTGGCTGGCGCGGCCCGATCCTGCTGCTCGAAGGCGTGTTCGAGGCGCGCGATCTGGAACTGTGCTCGCGCCTTGGCATCTGGCACGCCGTTCATTGCGACGAGCAGATCGACTGGCTGGCCGCGCACAAGACGCAGACGCCGCACCATGTCTTCCTCAAGATGAACTCGGGCATGAACCGCCTGGGCTTCACGCCGGAGCGCTACCGCGCTGCCTGGGCACGCCTGAACGCGCTGCCGCAGGTCGACGAGATCGGCTTCATCACCCACTTCAGCGATGCCGACGGTCCGCGCGGCATCAACCACCAGCTCAAGGTGTTTCAGGAAACCACCAGAGACCTGCCCGGCGAGCGCACCATCAGCAACAGCGCCGCGACCCTGCTGCGCGGCAGCGAGTCCGATGTGCGCGGCGACTGGGTGCGCGCGGGTATCGTGCTCTACGGCAGCGCGCCGGACTTTCCGCAGCGCACCATCGCCGACTGGGACCTGCAGCCGACCATGACGCTGTCGGGCAAGCTGATCGGCGTGCAACATCTGCAAAAGGGTGACACGGTCGGCTACGGCTCGACCTACACCGCCGAAGGCCCGATGACCATCGGCGTGGCCACCTGCGGCTATGCCGACGGTTATCCGCGCCACTGCAGCACCGGCACGCCCGTGCTGGTCAACGGCGTGCGCACGCAGCTCGTGGGCCGCGTGAGCATGGACATGCTGACGGTGGACATCACCCACGTGCCGGGCGCGCGCATCGGCTCGGAAGTCACGTTCTGGGGCAAGGCCGCAAACGGCACAGTGCTGCCGATCGATGAGGTCGCGCAGGCGGCGGGCACGGTCGGCTACGAGCTGATGTGCGCCGTGGCACCGCGTGTGCCGGTCGTCGTCGACTGA
- a CDS encoding ABC transporter ATP-binding protein → MSDQHKVLLQLRNFSVSYGPVEAVHQIDLDVRQGEIVTVIGPNGAGKTTLLGAAMGLLPARGEITYDGEAIKRCTVEKMVANSVALVPEKRELFGDMSVQDNLLLGGFSLWRKGQRDQSQRMQEVFAIFPRLEERSAQLASTLSGGERQMLAIGRALMARPRLLMLDEPSLGLAPKIVREVLQVVASLRDHGVSVLLVEQNARAALKVADRGYVLESGSVVLSGRAQELLHDKRVIDTYLGAASVQH, encoded by the coding sequence ATGAGCGATCAACACAAAGTGCTGCTGCAACTGCGCAATTTCAGCGTGTCCTACGGCCCGGTCGAGGCCGTGCATCAGATCGATCTCGATGTGCGCCAGGGCGAGATCGTCACCGTCATCGGCCCCAACGGCGCGGGCAAGACCACGCTGCTCGGCGCGGCCATGGGGCTGCTGCCTGCGCGTGGCGAGATCACCTACGACGGCGAAGCCATCAAGCGTTGCACGGTCGAGAAAATGGTCGCGAACTCGGTGGCGCTGGTGCCTGAAAAGCGCGAGTTGTTCGGCGATATGTCGGTCCAGGACAACCTGCTGCTGGGCGGCTTTTCGCTGTGGCGCAAGGGCCAGCGCGACCAGTCGCAGCGCATGCAGGAAGTGTTCGCGATCTTTCCGCGCCTGGAAGAACGCAGCGCGCAACTGGCATCGACGCTGTCCGGCGGCGAGCGCCAGATGCTGGCGATTGGTCGTGCGCTGATGGCGCGTCCGCGTCTGTTGATGCTCGATGAACCATCGCTCGGGCTTGCGCCCAAGATCGTGCGCGAGGTGCTGCAGGTCGTGGCGTCGTTGCGCGACCATGGCGTGTCGGTGCTGCTGGTGGAGCAGAACGCGCGCGCTGCGCTCAAGGTGGCCGATCGTGGCTATGTGCTCGAATCGGGCAGTGTGGTGCTCAGTGGTCGTGCGCAGGAACTGCTGCACGACAAGCGCGTGATCGACACCTATCTGGGTGCGGCCAGCGTGCAGCACTGA
- a CDS encoding DMT family transporter, with the protein MHSPLPVFALLFNALVWGLTWWPFRHMNDAGLHPLWATAVMYIMVLVGLLAFRPGILKQLAAHPGLWVLALSSGLNNVAFNWAITIGDVVRVILLFYLMPAWAILLAWKVLGERPTPAAIARLLLAFAGVFLVIWPKDGGFARLFAALSLADWLALFGGFMFAFTNVTLRRMSSTPGQARMFAMFGGCTLMALLAALVGGRMGLVPAFPAPNASWMITAVVLAVVLAVGNWALQYGASRLAASVTAVVMLSEVAFASVSSVLLGAAQLDARSIFGGALILLAALWSAWPRPAKTTDKAAQSSESPQRCTTP; encoded by the coding sequence ATGCATTCGCCGCTGCCGGTTTTCGCCCTGCTCTTCAACGCCCTGGTCTGGGGGCTGACCTGGTGGCCGTTCCGGCACATGAACGACGCTGGTCTGCACCCGCTCTGGGCCACGGCGGTCATGTACATCATGGTGCTCGTCGGCCTGCTCGCGTTTCGCCCCGGCATTCTCAAGCAACTGGCAGCGCATCCGGGCCTGTGGGTGCTGGCTTTGAGTTCCGGTCTGAACAACGTCGCCTTCAACTGGGCCATCACCATCGGCGACGTGGTGCGCGTGATCCTGCTGTTCTATCTCATGCCCGCGTGGGCAATTCTGCTGGCCTGGAAAGTCCTCGGCGAGCGCCCCACGCCCGCCGCGATCGCGCGGCTGCTGCTCGCGTTTGCAGGCGTGTTCCTCGTCATCTGGCCCAAGGACGGCGGTTTTGCGCGCCTCTTCGCTGCGCTCTCACTGGCCGACTGGCTGGCGCTGTTCGGTGGCTTCATGTTCGCCTTCACCAACGTCACCCTGCGCCGCATGAGCAGCACGCCCGGACAGGCGCGTATGTTCGCCATGTTCGGCGGCTGCACGCTCATGGCCCTGCTCGCGGCCCTCGTCGGCGGGCGCATGGGCCTCGTGCCCGCCTTCCCCGCGCCCAACGCCAGCTGGATGATCACCGCCGTGGTTTTGGCTGTGGTGCTCGCCGTCGGCAACTGGGCGCTGCAATACGGCGCATCGCGGCTCGCCGCCTCGGTGACGGCGGTGGTCATGCTCAGCGAAGTGGCCTTCGCGAGCGTCTCGTCCGTCCTGCTCGGCGCAGCCCAACTCGACGCACGCAGCATCTTCGGCGGCGCGCTGATTCTGCTGGCCGCGCTCTGGTCCGCGTGGCCGCGACCTGCCAAGACAACCGACAAAGCGGCACAATCATCCGAATCACCACAGCGCTGCACCACACCATGA
- a CDS encoding ATP-binding cassette domain-containing protein yields the protein MVTAIAIAALALSWHFLPDFTQVIMGYIGLYALVAVGLVLLTGVGGMTSFGQAAFVGVGAYSTAWICTSPEVTQWLGGFIGGPLLPWVGLLFGMVIAFVVAWILGSITAKLQGHYLPLCTIAWGLSLYYLFGNMQFLGGQTGLRGIPPLVIAGVSLDTPRTMGVLIWIVLLLALWLMHNLLDSREGRAIRALKGGRIMAESMGVNTALYRTKLFVLAALLATISGWLYAHMQRFVSPAPFNLNIGIEYLFMAVVGGAGHLWGAVLGAALITLLKEKLQDILPMLFGSVGNFEMIVFGLLMVLVLQRFARGLWPQLQRLTAGFIRRSPQKLPAADASMLDQRAMPQSGEVLLAASHVTKRFGGLVANNDVTMDLQAGEVHALIGPNGAGKSTFFNMISGVDSATEGEVRFMGQTMGDAPSRRFAALGLSRTFQHVRILGERTVLENVALGAHQRAHRGWVGSMLRLDRREEAALLADARAQIERCGLGDLADQPAASLALGQQRIVEIARALASHPAVLLLDEPAAGLRHLEKQALTDLLRQLRAQGLGILVVEHDMGFVMNLADRVTVLEFGTVIASGTPAEVQGNERVLRAYLGGDDDDEVPA from the coding sequence ATGGTGACGGCGATCGCCATCGCCGCGCTCGCGCTGTCATGGCATTTTCTGCCCGATTTCACGCAGGTCATCATGGGCTACATCGGCCTGTATGCGCTGGTCGCCGTGGGCTTGGTGCTGCTCACGGGCGTGGGCGGCATGACCTCGTTCGGACAGGCCGCGTTCGTCGGCGTGGGCGCATATTCGACGGCCTGGATATGCACCTCACCCGAAGTCACGCAGTGGCTGGGCGGCTTCATCGGTGGCCCGCTGCTGCCGTGGGTGGGGCTGCTGTTCGGGATGGTGATCGCGTTCGTGGTGGCGTGGATTCTGGGCTCCATCACCGCCAAGCTGCAGGGCCACTACCTGCCGCTGTGCACGATTGCGTGGGGCCTGAGTCTGTACTACCTGTTCGGCAACATGCAGTTTCTGGGCGGGCAGACGGGCCTGCGCGGCATCCCACCGCTGGTGATTGCGGGCGTCTCGCTCGACACGCCGCGAACCATGGGCGTGCTGATCTGGATCGTGTTGCTGCTTGCGCTCTGGCTCATGCACAACCTGCTCGATTCGCGCGAAGGACGTGCGATCCGCGCGCTCAAGGGCGGTCGCATCATGGCCGAATCGATGGGCGTGAACACCGCGCTTTATCGCACCAAGCTGTTTGTGCTGGCCGCTTTGCTGGCGACGATTTCCGGCTGGCTCTACGCGCACATGCAGCGCTTCGTGAGCCCTGCGCCGTTCAATCTCAACATCGGCATCGAGTATCTTTTCATGGCCGTGGTCGGCGGTGCCGGACATCTCTGGGGCGCGGTGCTGGGCGCGGCGCTGATCACGCTGCTCAAGGAAAAACTGCAGGACATTCTGCCGATGCTGTTCGGCTCGGTGGGCAACTTCGAGATGATCGTTTTCGGCCTGCTCATGGTGCTGGTGCTGCAGCGCTTTGCGCGCGGTCTGTGGCCGCAGTTGCAGCGTTTGACGGCGGGCTTCATCCGGCGCTCGCCGCAGAAACTGCCTGCTGCCGATGCGTCCATGCTCGATCAGCGCGCCATGCCGCAATCTGGCGAAGTGCTGCTCGCCGCATCGCATGTCACCAAGCGCTTTGGCGGGCTGGTGGCCAACAACGACGTGACCATGGACCTGCAGGCGGGCGAGGTGCATGCGCTGATCGGCCCGAACGGCGCGGGCAAGAGCACCTTCTTCAACATGATCTCGGGCGTCGATTCCGCGACCGAAGGCGAGGTGCGCTTCATGGGTCAGACCATGGGCGACGCGCCATCGCGCCGCTTTGCCGCGCTGGGCCTGTCGCGCACCTTCCAGCATGTGCGCATTCTGGGCGAACGCACGGTACTGGAGAACGTCGCGCTCGGCGCACACCAGCGCGCGCATCGCGGCTGGGTCGGCTCGATGCTGCGTCTGGATCGGCGGGAAGAGGCCGCACTGCTGGCCGATGCGCGCGCGCAGATCGAGCGCTGTGGGCTTGGTGATCTGGCCGATCAACCCGCTGCATCGCTGGCGCTCGGCCAACAGCGCATCGTCGAGATCGCACGTGCGCTGGCAAGCCATCCTGCAGTGTTGCTGCTCGATGAACCGGCGGCGGGTTTGCGGCATCTGGAAAAGCAGGCGCTGACCGATCTGCTCAGGCAACTGCGCGCGCAGGGCCTCGGCATTCTGGTCGTGGAGCATGACATGGGTTTTGTGATGAATCTTGCGGACCGCGTGACCGTGCTGGAATTCGGCACGGTGATCGCATCCGGCACGCCGGCCGAAGTGCAGGGCAACGAACGCGTGCTGCGTGCCTATCTGGGCGGCGATGACGACGACGAGGTGCCCGCATGA